One Edaphobacter flagellatus genomic region harbors:
- a CDS encoding acetyl-CoA C-acyltransferase: protein MNEVIIASAVRTPVGKAPRGTLRTTRPDDLAATAITGALERIPQLDQSEIEDVILGCAMPEAEQGMNVARVASFRAGLPVTASAMTINRYCASGLQSIALAADRIRGGSADVIVAGGTESMSYVPFGGNKISVNPWLVDNYPGSYMSMGLTAERVAVHYGITREAMDQFSFESHQKALAAIAAGRFDDEIVPVAVTTTTPNGKGKAKPVESVFKIDEGPRADTSLEALAKLKPVFHAKGTVTAGNSSQTSDGAAAAVVMSAERAKSLGIKPMAKFIAFAYAGCDPEEMGIGPIHAIPKALKMAGLTLDQIDVIELNEAFAAQSLAVIKVLGIDPAKLNVNGGAIALGHPLGCTGAKLTATLLREMPRRNAKYGMVTMCVGGGMGAAGIFEASN from the coding sequence ATGAACGAAGTCATCATCGCCTCCGCAGTTCGCACTCCAGTTGGTAAAGCTCCACGCGGAACGCTTCGCACGACGCGGCCCGACGATCTGGCGGCCACGGCTATTACTGGAGCGCTTGAGCGCATTCCGCAACTTGATCAATCAGAGATCGAGGACGTGATCCTTGGCTGCGCGATGCCCGAGGCCGAGCAGGGCATGAACGTCGCCCGCGTTGCCAGCTTTCGCGCCGGTCTGCCGGTGACCGCATCCGCGATGACGATTAATCGTTACTGTGCATCCGGCCTGCAGAGTATCGCGCTCGCGGCGGATCGTATTCGCGGAGGCTCTGCCGATGTGATCGTTGCCGGCGGCACGGAGAGCATGTCGTACGTACCTTTCGGCGGCAACAAAATCTCCGTCAATCCGTGGCTGGTCGATAACTACCCTGGTTCCTACATGTCGATGGGACTGACGGCGGAGCGAGTTGCCGTACATTACGGCATTACGCGCGAGGCGATGGACCAGTTTTCATTTGAGAGTCACCAGAAAGCTTTGGCCGCGATCGCCGCTGGCAGGTTCGATGACGAAATCGTTCCCGTGGCAGTAACGACAACAACACCGAATGGCAAGGGCAAGGCGAAGCCAGTGGAATCGGTATTCAAAATCGACGAGGGGCCGCGTGCCGATACTTCATTGGAAGCACTCGCGAAGCTGAAGCCGGTCTTCCACGCCAAGGGAACAGTGACGGCGGGCAACTCGTCGCAGACCTCGGATGGCGCGGCTGCTGCCGTTGTTATGTCGGCAGAGCGCGCGAAGTCGCTAGGCATTAAACCGATGGCAAAGTTCATCGCCTTTGCCTATGCAGGCTGCGATCCGGAGGAGATGGGTATCGGCCCGATTCATGCGATTCCCAAAGCGCTGAAGATGGCAGGCCTAACGTTGGATCAGATCGACGTGATCGAACTCAACGAAGCCTTTGCCGCACAATCGCTCGCCGTTATCAAAGTGCTCGGCATCGATCCAGCCAAGCTCAACGTCAACGGAGGAGCCATCGCACTCGGCCATCCACTCGGTTGTACTGGAGCCAAGCTTACGGCGACGTTGCTGCGAGAGATGCCGCGACGAAATGCGAAGTACGGCATGGTGACGATGTGTGTCGGCGGAGGCATGGGAGCCGCCGGAATCTTCGAGGCTTCTAACTAA